In Sphingopyxis sp. 113P3, one DNA window encodes the following:
- a CDS encoding acyl-CoA dehydrogenase family protein codes for MNFDLSDEQKMLGEQARALLADMSPYDRLRTLIDSDAEWDEPLWRALADMGFLGAAIPEEHGGLGLGSLDLGVIMEALGAANAAVPFMSSIVLAAEAIRLAGSEAQRAAWLPRLASGEVVATFAYAEGPGPVFATGATLKAGRLSGCKSPVADAGIADLAVVLVEGGHFALVELNQPAVKRTRLDSFDQLRPHYRIDFEGAAAEPMPGIFMLERLVDQAAVQAAFEAVGAADACLRMARDYAMDRQIFGRPLGGFQAIKHKLADVAVATELARSNAYYGGWAAESSPDDLPAAAAAARLSGIRCFEMAARENLQVHGGIGYTFEANCHFYYRRERMLAVHLGNRAFWADRLLNAEPGSQVKAA; via the coding sequence ATGAATTTCGACCTCAGCGATGAACAGAAAATGCTCGGTGAGCAAGCGCGAGCGCTGCTTGCCGATATGTCACCTTACGACCGGCTGCGCACGCTGATCGATTCGGATGCCGAATGGGACGAGCCTTTGTGGCGGGCACTTGCCGACATGGGCTTTCTTGGCGCCGCGATTCCCGAAGAACATGGCGGACTTGGGCTCGGATCCCTCGACCTTGGTGTCATCATGGAAGCCTTGGGAGCCGCCAATGCCGCCGTCCCCTTCATGAGCTCGATCGTGCTTGCAGCCGAAGCGATCCGGCTCGCGGGCAGCGAAGCGCAGAGGGCCGCGTGGCTGCCGCGGCTGGCAAGCGGCGAGGTGGTTGCGACCTTTGCTTACGCCGAAGGGCCGGGACCCGTGTTCGCGACCGGCGCGACGCTCAAAGCCGGCAGGCTTTCCGGGTGCAAGTCTCCCGTGGCCGATGCCGGCATCGCCGACCTTGCGGTGGTGCTGGTCGAAGGTGGGCATTTTGCCCTGGTGGAGTTGAATCAGCCCGCGGTGAAGCGGACGAGGCTCGACAGTTTCGACCAGCTCCGCCCGCACTACCGGATCGATTTCGAGGGTGCGGCGGCAGAGCCTATGCCCGGGATCTTCATGCTCGAACGCCTTGTCGACCAAGCCGCGGTGCAAGCAGCCTTTGAAGCAGTCGGCGCTGCCGATGCCTGTCTTCGCATGGCACGCGACTATGCGATGGATCGCCAGATATTCGGTCGCCCACTCGGGGGCTTTCAGGCTATCAAGCACAAGCTCGCCGATGTTGCGGTGGCGACCGAGCTTGCGCGCTCGAACGCCTATTATGGCGGATGGGCGGCGGAATCGTCGCCGGACGATCTGCCTGCCGCCGCCGCCGCCGCGCGCTTGTCGGGAATAAGATGCTTCGAGATGGCCGCACGCGAGAACCTGCAGGTACACGGCGGCATCGGATACACGTTCGAGGCGAACTGCCATTTCTATTACCGGCGCGAGCGCATGCTTGCGGTGCATCTTGGCAATCGGGCCTTTTGGGCGGACCGCTTGCTGAACGCGGAACCAGGCAGTCAAGTGAAGGCGGCTTAA
- a CDS encoding enoyl-CoA hydratase/isomerase family protein — translation MQYETILVDVADHIATITINRPEAMNSFTKRMMDEFEHLWKWVAREDDIHCCVLRAAPGKAWCTGVDVKESQKEGGTVVDLANIWHCEDPGNYLGPKSMKCWKPVIAAVHGMAAGGAFYWLNESDIIICSEDATFFDPHVTYGMTSALEPIGMTYHMPLHDVLRMVLLGNDERIGAGTALRIGLVSEITTLEELWPRAHELAKTIAAKPPAATAGSIKAIWESLDLPRSVALQQGLKYCQIGNPVGVPQVDRAALMADKAKKFTIR, via the coding sequence ATGCAATATGAAACTATCCTCGTCGATGTCGCTGACCATATCGCGACGATCACGATCAACCGGCCCGAAGCGATGAACAGCTTCACCAAGCGAATGATGGACGAATTCGAGCATCTGTGGAAGTGGGTCGCCCGCGAGGACGATATCCACTGCTGCGTCCTGCGCGCGGCGCCCGGAAAAGCGTGGTGCACCGGGGTCGATGTCAAGGAATCGCAGAAGGAAGGCGGCACTGTCGTCGATCTCGCAAATATCTGGCATTGCGAGGATCCGGGCAATTATCTTGGGCCCAAATCAATGAAATGCTGGAAGCCGGTGATCGCCGCAGTGCACGGCATGGCGGCCGGCGGCGCCTTTTACTGGCTCAACGAGAGCGACATCATCATCTGCTCGGAAGATGCGACCTTCTTCGACCCGCACGTCACATACGGGATGACGAGCGCGCTCGAACCGATCGGCATGACGTACCATATGCCGCTCCATGACGTGCTGCGCATGGTTCTGCTTGGGAATGACGAGCGCATCGGGGCAGGAACGGCACTGCGGATCGGACTGGTGAGCGAGATTACCACGCTTGAGGAGCTGTGGCCCCGCGCGCACGAGCTTGCAAAGACGATCGCCGCCAAGCCGCCTGCTGCCACAGCCGGGTCGATAAAGGCTATCTGGGAATCGCTCGATTTGCCGCGGAGCGTCGCCCTCCAGCAGGGACTCAAATATTGCCAGATCGGAAATCCCGTCGGGGTGCCCCAGGTCGACCGGGCCGCGCTGATGGCCGACAAGGCAAAGAAATTCACTATCCGCTAG
- a CDS encoding alpha/beta hydrolase family protein: protein MRFWGAALIVPVLVAAAGTAYAQDDTAGKFGVRESVRQVSISPDGERLAVIQPAKGAGSVVSVITIATGESQPVLTAKGGSEQLGRCDWALPTRLVCSVHVINRSPTGLAGFSRLLALDADGQNMQMLSDKMRVRAQGASQFGGSVIDWSDEDGSGRVLMTRYQSGEYQTGSLLGRSGSGLAVDAVDTVSLKRKTVESPKDGVVDYISDGQGHVRMMISQTETADGYTGSTYNISYRKAGSRDWQSFGTYVSEAGFDTGFFPVAIDPALDLVYGFDALNGRSALYSVSLDGKMTKTLIYANDHVDVDGLVQIGRSGRVVGAQFVTDKRQTVFFDPALKSLGTALANALPNHPLISFVDSSADEQKLVLWVGSDVDPGGYYLFDKATKQLAEILKLRPYLDPAKLAEVKPVHYKSRDDVDIPAYLTLPAGSDGKGLPAIVMPHGGPGARDEWGFDWLSQYFAARGYAVLQPNFRGSTGYGSAWFQKNGFQSWPTAIGDVDDAGKWLVSSGIAAPDKLGIVGWSYGGYAALQSGVYEPGLFKAIVAIAPVTDLEQLREDSRYYTNFRQVEAFIGRGDHVKSGSPAQNAQKIAVPVMLFHGDFDQNVDVGQSRLMASRLRSAGKTVEYTELPGLDHQLADSEVRTNMLRDADKFLRAAMGQ, encoded by the coding sequence ATGAGGTTTTGGGGGGCGGCACTGATCGTGCCGGTACTAGTCGCGGCAGCTGGGACGGCCTACGCGCAAGACGATACGGCAGGAAAGTTCGGTGTGCGCGAAAGCGTCCGCCAGGTCAGTATTTCGCCCGATGGTGAGCGGCTGGCCGTGATCCAGCCGGCTAAGGGCGCCGGGTCGGTCGTTTCTGTCATCACGATCGCGACCGGGGAATCGCAGCCCGTGCTCACCGCAAAGGGCGGTAGCGAGCAGCTTGGCCGCTGCGACTGGGCGCTCCCGACACGGTTGGTGTGCAGCGTGCACGTCATCAACCGCAGCCCTACAGGGCTTGCAGGGTTCAGCCGGCTACTCGCGCTCGATGCCGATGGGCAGAATATGCAGATGCTAAGCGACAAGATGCGGGTTCGTGCGCAAGGTGCAAGCCAATTCGGCGGCAGTGTCATCGACTGGTCCGACGAGGATGGAAGCGGGCGAGTCCTGATGACCCGTTATCAGAGCGGTGAATATCAGACGGGCTCGCTGCTCGGCAGATCCGGCTCGGGTCTCGCTGTCGATGCCGTCGATACGGTGTCCTTGAAGCGCAAGACGGTTGAATCGCCCAAGGACGGCGTCGTGGACTATATTTCAGATGGGCAGGGTCACGTCCGGATGATGATCAGCCAGACAGAGACCGCCGATGGCTATACAGGTAGCACCTACAACATCTCTTACCGCAAGGCGGGCAGCCGCGACTGGCAGAGCTTCGGCACCTATGTCAGCGAAGCCGGGTTCGATACCGGCTTTTTTCCGGTCGCGATCGATCCCGCTCTCGACCTTGTCTACGGCTTCGACGCGTTGAATGGGCGCTCGGCGCTCTATTCGGTGTCGCTCGACGGAAAGATGACGAAGACACTCATCTATGCGAACGACCATGTCGACGTCGATGGCCTCGTCCAGATTGGCCGCAGCGGGCGCGTTGTGGGCGCCCAGTTCGTCACCGACAAGCGGCAAACGGTGTTTTTCGACCCGGCGCTGAAGTCGCTCGGCACCGCGCTTGCCAACGCGCTGCCGAACCATCCGCTCATCAGCTTCGTCGATTCGAGCGCCGACGAACAGAAGCTCGTGCTGTGGGTGGGCAGTGACGTCGATCCCGGGGGTTATTATCTCTTCGATAAAGCGACAAAACAGCTCGCCGAGATTCTGAAGCTGCGCCCCTATCTCGACCCGGCCAAGCTCGCGGAGGTGAAGCCAGTCCATTACAAGTCGCGCGATGACGTGGACATTCCCGCCTATCTGACGCTGCCTGCAGGCTCGGACGGCAAGGGGCTGCCGGCGATCGTCATGCCGCATGGCGGACCGGGCGCGCGGGACGAATGGGGCTTTGACTGGCTGTCTCAATATTTCGCGGCGCGCGGCTATGCGGTGCTGCAGCCCAATTTCAGAGGGTCCACCGGCTATGGCTCCGCGTGGTTCCAGAAGAACGGTTTTCAATCATGGCCCACCGCGATTGGTGATGTCGACGATGCAGGAAAATGGTTGGTGTCGAGCGGTATCGCGGCGCCGGACAAGCTCGGAATCGTGGGCTGGTCCTACGGGGGCTATGCCGCGCTTCAGTCAGGGGTTTACGAACCCGGCCTGTTCAAGGCCATCGTCGCGATTGCGCCCGTGACCGATCTTGAGCAGCTCCGCGAAGATTCGCGTTATTATACGAATTTCCGCCAGGTTGAGGCGTTTATCGGTCGCGGCGATCATGTGAAGTCGGGCTCGCCTGCGCAAAATGCCCAGAAGATTGCCGTCCCCGTGATGCTCTTTCACGGTGATTTTGACCAGAATGTCGACGTCGGACAGTCACGGCTTATGGCGAGCCGGCTGCGCAGTGCAGGAAAGACGGTCGAATACACCGAACTTCCGGGGCTCGACCATCAGCTTGCCGACAGCGAGGTACGTACCAACATGCTTCGCGATGCGGACAAGTTTCTGCGCGCAGCGATGGGGCAGTAG
- a CDS encoding acyl-CoA dehydrogenase family protein — protein MSDLEAFRARAAAWLEAMVPLYGKAAREGLTEAEDLALARRYQKAKFDAGYAGINWPREFGGQGLGHLEKVTFDTEEMKHGFPSFYFGISLGMPIPVLMQFGQDKAWVKERVLKALQGEEIWCQLFSEPSGGSDLAGLRTRAEPDGNGWKINGQKLWTSWAQYSDYGVIVVRTDPNVPKHKGLTYFWVDMKAPGVTVRPIKLVGGDSHVNEVFFDDVKISDDQRMSPVGGGFAVAIATLMIERYVATDSAGFGPHLDLFTSLAKNTDLNGRPAIEDGRIRQQIARNYAMRSALQSITARAMAMMQAGMTPGPEGSLNKLVAVRSRQKLSELAIDLQGTNGLHFNPHASQKEDWAASWINAPTGRIAGGSDETLLNTIAEKILGLPQDHRPDKGIPFNQIPA, from the coding sequence ATGAGCGACCTCGAAGCCTTTCGCGCCAGGGCCGCCGCCTGGCTCGAAGCGATGGTCCCCCTTTATGGCAAGGCCGCGCGCGAGGGCCTCACCGAGGCCGAAGACCTCGCGCTGGCCCGCCGCTACCAGAAGGCCAAGTTCGATGCAGGCTATGCCGGGATCAACTGGCCAAGAGAGTTCGGCGGCCAGGGCCTGGGCCATCTCGAGAAGGTCACCTTCGATACCGAGGAGATGAAGCATGGCTTTCCAAGCTTCTATTTCGGCATCTCGCTCGGCATGCCGATCCCCGTCCTCATGCAGTTCGGCCAGGACAAGGCCTGGGTGAAGGAACGCGTGCTCAAGGCGCTCCAGGGCGAGGAGATCTGGTGCCAGCTCTTCTCCGAGCCATCGGGGGGCTCCGACCTTGCCGGGCTGCGCACGCGCGCCGAGCCCGACGGCAATGGCTGGAAGATCAACGGCCAGAAGCTGTGGACGAGCTGGGCCCAGTACAGCGACTATGGCGTCATCGTCGTGCGCACCGATCCCAATGTGCCCAAGCACAAGGGCCTCACCTACTTCTGGGTCGACATGAAGGCCCCCGGCGTCACCGTCCGCCCGATCAAGCTCGTGGGCGGCGACAGCCACGTCAACGAGGTCTTCTTCGACGATGTGAAGATCAGCGACGATCAGCGCATGTCGCCCGTCGGCGGCGGCTTCGCGGTCGCAATCGCAACGCTGATGATCGAACGCTATGTCGCAACCGACAGCGCAGGCTTTGGACCCCACCTCGATCTCTTCACAAGCCTCGCCAAGAACACCGACCTCAACGGCAGACCCGCAATCGAGGACGGCCGCATCCGCCAGCAGATCGCACGCAACTACGCCATGCGCAGCGCCCTCCAGTCGATCACCGCACGCGCAATGGCCATGATGCAGGCCGGCATGACACCCGGCCCCGAAGGATCCCTCAACAAACTCGTCGCCGTGCGATCGCGCCAGAAACTCTCCGAACTCGCCATCGACCTTCAAGGCACCAACGGCCTCCACTTCAACCCTCACGCCTCCCAAAAGGAAGACTGGGCCGCAAGCTGGATCAACGCACCAACCGGACGCATCGCAGGCGGCTCCGACGAAACTCTCCTCAACACCATCGCCGAAAAAATCCTCGGACTCCCACAAGATCACCGACCCGACAAAGGCATCCCCTTCAACCAAATTCCAGCCTGA
- a CDS encoding acyl-CoA dehydrogenase family protein: MDFNDSPEEAAFRAEARSWLAANAPAHELPVGVAIPDTEEADRGRAWMRALYAGGWSGLTFPKALGGRGLSGIEAVIFAEEEGKYHLPKGPFVSIGTGMALPVIAKHGTDEQKARFIEPTLKGDITWCQLFSEPAAGSDLAGLRTKAVRADDGSGDWIVNGQKVWSSWAHLTDWGILVVRTDPTVPKHKGLTFFVVDMKTPGIETRPIRQISGASEFNETFLTDVRIPDANRLGAEGEGWACCMTVLMGERLGSGAHRSGVEPLLGYAAATPDGRGGTMLDHSAIRQQLAEALAEEQGERFFQARLRTMVSKGENPGALAAMVKLAYASRYQRTNGLALELRGLAGIAAEADDTATGDVQYDYIYSTVMRIAGGADEVLRNQIAERVLGMPGEMRMDKDVPFEKLKG; this comes from the coding sequence ATGGATTTCAATGACAGCCCCGAAGAGGCCGCGTTCCGCGCAGAGGCGCGCAGCTGGCTCGCGGCCAACGCGCCCGCGCACGAACTACCGGTGGGCGTTGCCATACCCGACACCGAAGAGGCGGACCGCGGCCGCGCGTGGATGCGCGCACTCTACGCCGGGGGCTGGTCCGGGTTGACCTTTCCGAAGGCGCTTGGCGGACGGGGGCTGTCCGGGATCGAAGCGGTCATATTTGCCGAAGAAGAGGGCAAGTATCATTTGCCCAAGGGCCCCTTCGTCTCGATCGGGACCGGGATGGCGCTGCCGGTGATCGCGAAACATGGCACCGACGAGCAGAAGGCCCGTTTCATCGAGCCGACGCTGAAGGGGGATATCACCTGGTGCCAGCTTTTTTCCGAACCCGCCGCAGGCTCCGACCTTGCGGGCCTGCGAACCAAGGCGGTTCGCGCCGATGACGGCAGCGGCGACTGGATCGTCAACGGCCAGAAAGTCTGGTCGAGCTGGGCGCACTTGACCGACTGGGGAATATTGGTCGTGCGGACCGATCCCACCGTGCCGAAACACAAGGGGCTCACCTTCTTTGTCGTCGATATGAAGACGCCGGGGATCGAGACCCGGCCCATTCGCCAGATATCGGGGGCAAGCGAATTCAACGAGACCTTCCTGACCGATGTCCGCATTCCCGACGCCAACCGCCTGGGCGCCGAGGGTGAGGGGTGGGCGTGCTGCATGACCGTGTTGATGGGCGAGCGGCTCGGCTCGGGCGCGCATCGCAGCGGCGTTGAGCCCTTGCTCGGCTATGCGGCTGCAACCCCCGACGGGCGCGGCGGAACGATGCTCGACCATTCTGCGATCCGCCAGCAGCTTGCTGAGGCACTCGCGGAGGAGCAGGGCGAACGTTTTTTCCAGGCGCGACTGCGCACGATGGTGTCGAAGGGCGAAAATCCCGGCGCGCTCGCCGCAATGGTCAAGCTTGCCTATGCGTCGCGCTACCAGAGAACGAACGGGCTTGCGCTCGAGCTGCGCGGCCTTGCCGGCATCGCCGCCGAAGCCGACGACACGGCGACGGGCGACGTTCAGTATGACTATATCTATTCAACGGTGATGCGGATCGCGGGCGGCGCCGACGAGGTGCTGCGCAACCAGATTGCCGAACGCGTGCTGGGCATGCCGGGTGAAATGCGCATGGACAAGGATGTGCCCTTCGAGAAGCTCAAAGGGTGA
- a CDS encoding acyl-CoA dehydrogenase family protein encodes MSILYDEGQEAIATESRRVLEARLSKEDMLSLLEGVGRYHEGFWRTAKEQGWTALALPEAYGGLDLGLVELGLIAHQAGRTLSGAPFLTASFGVAKAIALYGSDDQKAAWLPGLARGDTIGAVAFAEGANALPAAPSLTLAAGRLEGRVSGVAGGLAAEVALVFAQGPEGPVLAIADLAEAERSAIASFDNSRLYADLAFAGTRAELLLAGEAAREAALHILAL; translated from the coding sequence ATGTCGATATTGTACGACGAGGGACAGGAGGCGATAGCGACGGAGTCGCGTCGTGTTTTGGAGGCGCGATTAAGCAAGGAGGATATGCTGTCCTTGCTTGAGGGCGTTGGGCGTTATCATGAGGGTTTCTGGAGGACGGCGAAGGAGCAGGGCTGGACGGCGCTGGCGCTTCCGGAGGCGTATGGGGGGCTCGATCTGGGTCTGGTCGAGCTTGGTCTGATTGCGCATCAGGCGGGGCGGACGCTGAGCGGGGCGCCCTTTCTGACCGCGAGCTTTGGGGTTGCCAAGGCGATTGCGCTTTACGGATCGGACGATCAGAAGGCGGCGTGGCTTCCGGGTCTTGCGCGCGGCGACACGATCGGTGCGGTGGCTTTTGCCGAGGGGGCGAACGCCCTTCCCGCGGCGCCTTCGCTGACGCTGGCGGCGGGCCGGCTCGAGGGCCGGGTGAGCGGGGTTGCGGGCGGTCTTGCCGCCGAGGTTGCGCTGGTCTTTGCGCAAGGGCCGGAGGGCCCGGTGCTCGCGATTGCCGATCTCGCAGAGGCCGAGCGCAGCGCGATTGCGAGCTTTGACAACAGCCGTCTTTACGCCGATCTTGCCTTTGCCGGGACGCGTGCCGAGCTGCTTCTGGCTGGCGAGGCGGCGCGCGAGGCGGCGCTTCACATTCTGGCGCTCTAG
- a CDS encoding chorismate mutase, with the protein MTSAKPPEQCETMLEVRAGVDATDRELVALLVRRFGYMDAAARIKADRGAVRDEARKAEVLNNVARAAEEAGLDAKRIRAVWNELVEQSIAHELERWDEGHA; encoded by the coding sequence ATGACCTCCGCCAAACCCCCCGAACAATGCGAAACGATGCTTGAAGTCCGCGCGGGCGTCGATGCGACGGACCGCGAACTCGTCGCGCTCCTCGTTCGCCGGTTCGGCTATATGGACGCTGCGGCGCGTATCAAGGCCGATCGAGGCGCAGTGCGCGATGAAGCGCGCAAGGCCGAGGTGCTCAACAATGTCGCCCGCGCAGCGGAGGAGGCGGGCCTCGATGCGAAGCGTATCCGCGCCGTGTGGAACGAGCTGGTGGAACAATCGATCGCCCATGAACTCGAACGCTGGGACGAAGGGCACGCTTAA
- a CDS encoding acetyl-CoA C-acetyltransferase, producing MSEAYIIDAVRTPRGIGKPGKGALSHLHPQHLAATVLKAIRDRNNLDTATVDDIVWSTSTQKGKQGGDLGRMAALSAGYDIKASGTTLDRFCGGGISSVNFASASVMSGMEDCVIAGGTEMMSYTAQIGAEEANAGIKPLGMGSGNAALDELHPQSHQGVCGDAIAALEGISREALDALALVSQQRADRAIKEGRFDKSVVPVYNTDGSVALDHEEFPRPDTTAEGLAALKPSFAALKDFDLGNGVTFAKQIQRRYPNLEWEGVHHAGNSSGVVDGAAAVLITSRDYADKHGLKPRARIVAYANMGDDPTLMLNAPVPAAKKVLEKAGLTTDDIDVWEINEAFAVVAEKFIRDLKLDREKVNINGGAMALGHPIGATGSILIGTALDELERSGGRYGLVTMCAAGGMAPAIIIEKI from the coding sequence ATGTCCGAAGCCTATATCATCGACGCCGTCCGCACCCCGCGCGGGATCGGCAAGCCTGGCAAGGGCGCGCTCTCGCACCTCCACCCGCAGCATCTCGCCGCGACGGTGCTCAAAGCGATCCGCGACCGCAATAATCTCGACACCGCGACCGTCGACGACATCGTCTGGTCGACCTCGACGCAAAAGGGCAAGCAGGGCGGCGACCTGGGCCGGATGGCTGCGCTGTCGGCGGGCTATGACATCAAGGCCAGCGGCACGACCCTCGACCGTTTCTGCGGCGGCGGCATCAGCAGCGTGAACTTCGCATCCGCATCGGTGATGTCCGGCATGGAAGACTGCGTCATCGCGGGCGGCACCGAAATGATGAGCTACACCGCGCAGATCGGCGCTGAGGAAGCCAACGCCGGCATCAAGCCGCTCGGCATGGGCTCGGGCAACGCAGCGCTCGACGAACTGCACCCGCAGTCGCACCAGGGCGTGTGCGGCGACGCAATCGCAGCGCTGGAAGGCATTAGCCGCGAGGCGCTCGACGCGCTCGCGCTCGTCAGCCAGCAGCGCGCCGACCGCGCGATCAAGGAAGGCCGCTTCGACAAGTCGGTGGTTCCCGTTTACAACACCGACGGCAGCGTCGCGCTCGACCATGAGGAATTTCCGCGCCCCGACACCACCGCCGAAGGCCTCGCTGCCCTGAAACCGAGTTTCGCCGCACTCAAGGACTTCGATCTTGGCAATGGCGTGACCTTCGCCAAGCAGATCCAGCGCCGGTACCCAAATCTTGAATGGGAAGGTGTCCACCACGCCGGCAACTCCTCAGGCGTAGTGGACGGCGCGGCGGCGGTGCTCATCACCTCCAGGGATTATGCCGACAAGCATGGCCTCAAGCCGCGCGCGCGCATCGTCGCTTATGCCAATATGGGCGACGATCCGACGCTCATGCTCAACGCGCCCGTTCCCGCAGCGAAGAAGGTGCTCGAAAAGGCCGGCCTTACGACGGACGACATCGACGTCTGGGAAATCAACGAGGCCTTCGCCGTCGTCGCCGAAAAGTTCATCCGCGATCTCAAGCTCGACCGCGAGAAGGTGAACATCAACGGCGGCGCCATGGCGCTCGGACACCCGATCGGCGCCACCGGCTCGATCCTCATCGGCACCGCGCTCGACGAGCTTGAACGCTCGGGCGGCCGCTACGGCCTGGTCACCATGTGTGCCGCGGGCGGTATGGCCCCCGCAATCATCATCGAGAAAATCTGA
- a CDS encoding acyl-CoA dehydrogenase family protein: MITAHEQTGGAEALMEIARDYAVTRKAFGQPIGAFQSIKHRIAELYALVELARANGIHAASREGKDDFITAAAAARISATEAYDTASRDCVQIHGGIGVTWELGLHLHTRRARSLAIEQGPLFFWEDVLVDRLTGEAA; the protein is encoded by the coding sequence GTGATCACCGCGCACGAGCAGACGGGCGGCGCCGAAGCCTTGATGGAGATTGCGCGCGACTATGCGGTGACCCGCAAGGCGTTCGGCCAGCCGATCGGCGCCTTCCAGTCGATCAAGCACCGCATCGCCGAGCTTTACGCGCTCGTCGAGCTTGCGCGCGCCAACGGCATTCATGCCGCCTCGCGCGAGGGCAAGGATGATTTCATCACCGCAGCGGCCGCGGCGCGCATCTCGGCGACCGAGGCCTATGACACCGCCTCGCGCGACTGCGTGCAGATCCACGGCGGCATCGGGGTGACGTGGGAGCTTGGCCTCCACCTCCACACCCGCCGCGCGCGCAGCCTTGCGATCGAGCAGGGTCCTTTATTCTTCTGGGAAGACGTTCTCGTCGACCGCCTGACGGGAGAAGCGGCATGA
- the rpsD gene encoding 30S ribosomal protein S4 — protein sequence MSKRQSAKYKLDRRMGENIWGRPKSPVNRREYGPGQHGQRRKGKMSDFGIQLRAKQKLKGYYGDITEKQFKKNYFEASRMKGDTGQNLIGLLERRLDAVVYRAKFTPTIFSARQLVSHGHVYVNGVKCNIASRLVKPGDEITLGKKAQEMALVAEAQSLPERDLPEYVAVDGTKATFIRVPTLDEVPYPVKMEPNLVVEFYSR from the coding sequence ATGTCGAAGCGCCAGAGCGCCAAGTACAAACTCGACCGCCGGATGGGCGAAAACATCTGGGGTCGCCCCAAAAGCCCGGTCAACCGCCGCGAATATGGTCCGGGCCAGCACGGCCAGCGCCGCAAGGGCAAGATGTCGGACTTCGGCATTCAGCTGCGCGCCAAGCAGAAGCTGAAGGGCTATTACGGCGACATCACCGAAAAGCAGTTCAAGAAGAACTATTTCGAGGCTTCGCGCATGAAGGGCGATACGGGTCAGAACCTCATCGGCCTGCTCGAACGCCGGCTCGACGCGGTGGTCTATCGCGCGAAGTTCACGCCGACCATCTTCTCGGCTCGCCAGCTCGTCAGCCACGGCCACGTCTATGTGAACGGCGTGAAGTGCAACATCGCGAGCCGCCTTGTGAAGCCGGGCGATGAAATCACCCTCGGCAAGAAGGCGCAGGAAATGGCGCTGGTCGCCGAGGCGCAGAGCCTGCCCGAGCGCGACCTGCCCGAATATGTCGCAGTCGACGGGACCAAGGCGACCTTCATTCGCGTACCGACCCTCGACGAGGTGCCCTATCCGGTGAAGATGGAACCCAATCTGGTCGTCGAATTCTATTCGCGCTGA